A stretch of DNA from Flavobacteriales bacterium:
GGCTATGCATGGCTACAAATGCCTTCAGTGCTTCATGGAATTCTACGATCTGCGGCCAGTTACCATATTGATGGATCAGGCGTTCCAGGGCCTGGCGATGTGAGGGATCATAGATGCGGTGGATGGTGTCGGGTGTGGCAAGGTTGTGGAGGCTAAAGTAAAATACCGGTAGGTCCAACCCCAGTTTTTTCCGCCATTCGCGTTTTTGCGCTTCCATATTGCCCGATGCCTGTACAAGATCCCCGGTGCTTTGTGCTGTGGTCATTAGACGGTCCACAGGGTCTCCCGGCATATTGATACTCAGAATAAATCCGAGCAGGGTGATCACCACCAGGGTAGGGAAAAATACAAGAATTCTTTTGAGCAGGTATTTGCCCATGAGTGTGTTCGGGGTTGCTAGTTCACCGTACTGCTTTCTTTGGATACAGGTCCGGCACCGGACTGCATCGGAACTTTTCCATAAAGTAATTGCAGGTTGGGCAACCAGGCACCGGTCCGGTCAAACAGGATATCTACATTACCAAAACGCTTGTGAACGATATTCCGGTTGGTACCCGATGTCATAAAGATGTAGGGTTGTTCTCTGTAAAGTATTTCCTGGAATCTGTGCACCATCGGTATTCTGAGTGAATCATGAACACAGTAGCGGATGGAATCGATCAATGCATCCGTTTCAGGGCTGCCGAAGCCGGTGAAATTACTTCCCTGGCTGCCCCATGATTCCGTATGCCATAGTTGCGAGAAATCATCCGGCATGTAGGAGGTGGACCACGAACCCAACATGAGGTCAAAGTCGTGTGCCATGGCACTGTTGTAGTGTACGGACAATTCCAACGGTACGAGGTTAATCTGAATACCCGCTTTGTAACATGATTCTTTGATCATGGTTGCCATGTCTTTCCATTCCACCTGGGAATTCATATAATGAAGATCTGCCATGAACTGAATCTTTTCTCCGTCAATGACTTTATCACGTATGTTATCTCCGTCGGTGTCTTTCCACCCGGTCTCATCCAGCAATTTTTTTGCTTTCTCCACATCCAGGGGGATAGGTGTGAGGTCACTGTTGTAATCGGGTTTGAGCGGGGATACAGGTCCGATCTGCCGTACGGCTTTTCCTTTACCGATCACCATGCGTATGTCTTCCACCGGTGTGAGCAGGGCCATCGCATTTCTTACCTTTTCGTCCGTAAACAGTTTTTTGTGCTTCACGCCATCCGGCCTCATATTCAAAGCCATGTAGCTGTAATTGTAGTTGGTGGTAATGCAACTGTGATAGTTTCTGTTGAAATTATCATCCTTTTGAAGTTCGAGTATGGTACGCGAACTGGTATAGAACGAAGCATCCATCACCTGAGACTTGAAATCCAGTATTTGAGAATTGGCGTCCCGGTTCAACTTGAATATGATTTTTTCCGGATACGACCGGTCGTAATAGGTTGGGTTATCAAGACGCTGTGTCCAGTGATCTTTCTTGCGCACCAGGGTAATGGCCTGACCTTGTTCCCAGCTTACCACCTCGTAAGGCCCCAGTCCTTTGATATAAGCAGGGTCCATGCCGAATTTTGAATCATTGAAGCCATTGGCCCATGCCACCAGATCAGGATGGTCTTCGGGGCGGAACAAGGAATCACTGATCTCTTTGAATGGATACAGTGCTAGAATTTTGTTTTTATCATAGAAGCTTTCCTGAATAATCACAAAGTCCGTTAACAATACAATGTTATGCAGATAGCGCCTCGACATGACGATGGTAAATTTTCGCGGATCTTTTTCCTTGATGATATCCATCATGGTCTGGAGGTATGGCTTTGCCTGCGGGTTGTTCGTAAGCGGACATTTGGCTGCTTTCAATGAAAATATGACGTCGTCTACGGTCAATGGACTGCCATCGTCAAAAGTAACGTCATCCCTGAGGGTGTAGGTGAAATGCAGGTCGTCATGTGATATCTCCGGAAGTGAGGTGACAAGATCCGGCATAACCGAAAGGTTCTTGGGGTCGGAAGCGATCAGGTAACGGTGAATGAAGTTGTGAATCGCAGTGCGTGGACTGGTGTTTCCATTGGTCGGGTGAAGGTTGTCAGGATCCCCGATCGAGTGACAAACCACAATGTTTTTGGTAGACCAATCCGACATGAAAGTATCCGCATCCTCCATTTTGAGGTAGGTGCGGCCTGCACTTGCCTGAAAAACTTCACCGGATCTTTTTTTCTCCTCAGTATTGGTTGAAGCCCCGTTGTCACCGCAACCTACGGCCATTGTGATGCCGGTCAGAGCCATTAAATGTATGTGGAAATTTCGGAGCTTCTTCATTTTTGAGAATCAATTCAATACATTAACATGCGGCATTGGAACCCTACCTTTGAATACAAATATAGCATTTAAGGAATTGCCATGCCCAAGGTAATAAAGGCGTATAAACACCCTGACCAATGACATACCAACGAACAGATAAGCACGTGATACAGGCATGCGCCAAAGCGGTGAAGTCCCTGGATATGATCAAAGAGGGTACGGTGTCGAACATGGATGCCTTTTATATTGACACTGCACGCGACCAATTGATGAAGGTGATCCGATCCAACGGGTACCGCTTGTCAGATTCTAACCGGCTGGTGAAGGCTTGATGATACAATGTATTGTTTGAGTGGTGAAAATATCCCGGCCAAAAGACCGGCTACTTTTATTATTTTTAGCGTCTAATTCATTAAAAAGATGACCAGGATCAAGTTCGGGACCGATGGCTGGCGGGCCATTATCGCCAGAGAATTTACGGTAGACAATGTAGCGAGGGTTGCTGTAGCCACCGCAGAATGGCTGAAGAAAAGCAATCTTTCACAGGAAGTGGTAGTGGGTTATGATTGTCGTTTTGGTGGTAAGATGTTTGCTTCCACAGTGGCAGCAGTGCTGGCGCACAAAGGCATCAAGGTGTATATCTCCGACAAGGAGGTAACCACGCCGATGGTTTCCCTGGCTGTGACCAGGAAAGGAGCCGGACTGGGTGTAATTATCACAGCAAGTCACAATCCTCCCGAATACAACGGATACAAACTTAAAGGCGCATTTGGTGGTCCGCTGCTCCCAAAAGATGTAGAGCAGGTTGAACAAATGATTCCCGCAGAACACGGTCTGAATCTTGGAGAAATTGATCTCGATGCCATGAGGCAGAAAGGGGTGGTGGAAACGCTGGATATGGAAACCATGTATTGTGATCATGTGGCAGCTTCATTCGACCTGGACGCGATACATAAATCCGGACTGACCATTGCGTATGATGCCATGTACGGTGCGGGTCAGGATGCTGTGAGGCGTCTCTTGCCCAATGCAGATCTGATGCATTGCGAAAAGAACCCGTCATTTTATGGCACTGCACCAGAGCCCATTCATAAGAACCTTAAGCCGTTCTCCGAACATATTGCACGCTCAGGAAAGTTCGCATTCGGTTTTGCTACGGATGGCGACGCCGATCGTATCGGAGTGTACGATGCATCCGGGCGATTTGTGGATTCACATCATGTGATCCTTCTCCTTATAAGATACCTGTATGAAGTGAAAGGGTTGAAAGGAAAGGTGTGTACGGCATTTTCCACATCCGTAAGGATCAATAAACTCTGCAAACACTTCGGCCTTGAACATGATGTGGTGAAGATCGGTTTTAAATACATCTGCGATGTGATGCTGAAGGATGATGTACTGCTTGGAGGAGAAGAGTCCGGCGGTATCGCCATCAAAGGCCATATTCCGGAACGTGATGGCATTTGGATCGGACTGACCTTGCTGGAATACATGGTGAAGACCGGCAAAACGCTCGAGCAACTGATCAATGAGTTGTATGATATCGTGGGTGCCTTTGCGTATGAACGTATTGATCTTCATCTGACAGAAAAGGTCAAGGAAGATGTGATTGCACAATGCAAGGAAGGTAAGATCAGCAGTTTTGATAGCTACGCGGTTCAGCGCATGGAGGACCTTGACGGATTCAAGTTTTTTGTGAGTGATGATGAGTGGCTCATGATCCGTCCTTCAGGAACAGAACCCGTCCTCAGAACCTACGCGGAATCTTCATCCAGTGAGAAGGCATTGGCTATCCTTAAGGCAGCCCATGAGAGCCTGATCCCAGCAGAATAACCCTGGCCGCGATGCTTTCCCTCAGAACATATGCACCGCCCCGGGCGGTTCGTGTGTTCCTTTGCCTGGTTATCTTCCTGATCAGCATCCCTTCATTGCGCGCCCAGAATGGTAGTAGCTTCTGGACACCTTCCGATAGCCTCAATAAGAAGCGACTTCGTGGCTTGCTGATTGCTGAAGGCGCTGTTTATGGTGTGACCATGATTGGTCTTAATC
This window harbors:
- a CDS encoding phosphoglucomutase/phosphomannomutase family protein; this translates as MTRIKFGTDGWRAIIAREFTVDNVARVAVATAEWLKKSNLSQEVVVGYDCRFGGKMFASTVAAVLAHKGIKVYISDKEVTTPMVSLAVTRKGAGLGVIITASHNPPEYNGYKLKGAFGGPLLPKDVEQVEQMIPAEHGLNLGEIDLDAMRQKGVVETLDMETMYCDHVAASFDLDAIHKSGLTIAYDAMYGAGQDAVRRLLPNADLMHCEKNPSFYGTAPEPIHKNLKPFSEHIARSGKFAFGFATDGDADRIGVYDASGRFVDSHHVILLLIRYLYEVKGLKGKVCTAFSTSVRINKLCKHFGLEHDVVKIGFKYICDVMLKDDVLLGGEESGGIAIKGHIPERDGIWIGLTLLEYMVKTGKTLEQLINELYDIVGAFAYERIDLHLTEKVKEDVIAQCKEGKISSFDSYAVQRMEDLDGFKFFVSDDEWLMIRPSGTEPVLRTYAESSSSEKALAILKAAHESLIPAE